A segment of the Papaver somniferum cultivar HN1 unplaced genomic scaffold, ASM357369v1 unplaced-scaffold_67, whole genome shotgun sequence genome:
TATTAAAGGTTTATTTTCTTAACCTGTTTCCTCCGTTATAGTACCGCGTCCGGAGATGGTTTATTTCTTCACATCTTTTCTCTGAGACGAAGTGCCGCGTCTGGAGATGATTTATTTTCTTCACAAGTTTCCTCCAAAATGAAGTGACACGTATGGAGATGATTTATTATCTTCACATGCTCCTTCGATTCCACTTTCACAGAATTCTCCTGCCACGATAGAGTGTGCATATATGAAATAGTCTATAATCATAGGCAAACAATATGCAATTAAACTAAGAGTTAGAAACCAAAACTTCACCTTGTACAGATTAATAAGAAGCCAAAAGTACGATAAGAAGCTGAAAAGCACTAATAATGAAACCAAAATGACACAATTCCAAAAATATAATTACAGAAATTTCAGGTACATAATCCAGCGAGAAAGATGAGCAACCCAACGctgaaatataaaaaaaaattgtgtaagAAATACCCCGTTTACGATTGGAATTATGAAATTGGGTACTCAACGCCCCCTAATACGAAAATATGAGGGCGACAACAAAAATTTCGACCATCTCTGAATGGCGTCACGTGTATATAGGTGAGGAAATAACCATATTGGACAAACAGAGGCAAGATAAAATCATTAGTggtaaaaaaagaaaatctttatTCTCGATTGATACAAATGCTTTATAAGTTTGATATGTTTCTGGATATAGCAGGATAAATAACGTGTCGGGATGTTAGGTGATGTTTAAAGTCTACTCGACCTCGGATGGAATTTATAGTAATGTAATCAGTCCAATATTATGTGGAACCAAAATAAGAGGGACAGTGCAGCCAACCGTAAGGACAAAGTAAATTGATCATTCACTAAGAATAATCAAAGTTACATATTGAATACAGGAAACGAAAAACAAATTCTAATAAACAAAAAATCAATAGAAGCCATGAGAGGAAAAGCGAGTGGAGGATATAACAAGTAGGGAGCAGTGTTCTAAAAATCGGACCGAATCGACCAGTAAACCGGTGAACCAGTCAAAAATCTGGGATGGTTCAATATCGACccaatattttcttaaaattagTTTTAAATCTTTTAAACCATGCGAACAAGTTGAACCAGTGAACCTGATGACCCAAACTGGTTCTGACCTGTTTGATCAAACATATCATATATTCTTACATTTGGgcgaaaaaaatattatttatatAGGGTGGAAGAGGTGACAAGGAAATCGATGACATTAACGACGAACATTAAAGGTTACAAAGTTAAATACTCATTAGTGCACATTATGATTTtcgagaaaaaaaaacaatttggtaagaaaaaagtttaaatcttaAACGTGCACCTTTTCAAAAATTATTTTAGTAAGAACTTAAATTTTACTTTATATTTTATTAGAAATACTTTAAAAATTTAGTCTAAAAATAGGTTCTTGATGAACCCACGCTCGATCCCAAGCCCACGATCATTTTCGGCATGCTGACAGACCGACGACGTACATGTGGTTGTGCTTTCTACCATACTAGTCTTTCCTAAGTTCACCCTTTCACGCACAAGTGTATTGACCCAAAGAGTATACCTTTACTATGTTATAACCATTGTAACAATTTGAGATAAACAAGGCAACCTTTATTGTGTGGGACCAAATATTTCATTCACaaatgaaaataagacaatatacCTTGAGGTCTCAACATCAATCCTCACTATAACCATTTCGTTTTTCAGAAACctctcattttctccaacatttcATTTTTTAAATGTGATTCTGACCATGCAAAGACTTGTGTTACCACTTGCATAGGTGCATGATGAACACAAACTCAACAATCAGGTTTGCTATAATAGAAATACATGTAAATGAAAGTGAAACCTGACAAAGTGCTCGCGCATGTGATAACACGACTTTTCATGTAAATAAGTTAGATGTGTGGATTGGTAGTTTATTTTTTATATTGGAGAGGTATGGGAAAACTTCACAGCACCGACCTCTCCCCTCAGCAGGTTTAGCTCCAAAACCAGTTTATTTGACAACACGCCTTAGCGGGCCCATTGTcgaccatatatatatgggaagGGTTGTGAATTCCACTACTCTTGCCTTGTTGTTATTCATGAGGAGAAAAAAATGAGTATAAATTCCACAGTTGTAGCATCACATTATTCTTTCAAGATTATCTGGTGTTTTCTTTAAGTGAAATTAACAATTCACTCATGATGGAGAATTTTGTGGAAAATGCCGAAAATTACTTGTATTTTTGacataaaaaaatatatgaaTACTATTTTCTTTGATAATCACACTctaggtaaatcaatttttctTTAGAAGATAATGAACGACTTAAAATTATAGCAAATAGGTCCATGTTAACATTAGGAAACTTTAAATAGCCGTATGAGATGTGAccaatggaaaaagaaaaagtcAAACTACATGCTTTCACTTGGTACTCAAACTTGTACAGTTGTATCCTTCTAAGATAATCCACAAGAGCAAATGCTAAAAGCTAAATTTATATGGTATAAATAGCTATTGTTTCAGCTTTAATGAGTTTATAGTGGGAAAATAACAAAAACTAGTCGGGCTTTATCTGAGATAGGGCTCCAAATCTTTATAGGCTTTTAAGATAATCCACAAGAGCAAAGCTAAAAGCCAAATTTATATGGTATAGATAGCTTTAGTTTCAACTTTAATGTGTGTGTTTTTGTTAGTAAAAAGGTTGATATATtaaaagaaaatgtaaaaaggCCTAAGCCCCAGTTCTATGAGTTTCTTACATTATCTGCAGTTTATGATCACTTTTCAGTGTGTTACAAGCTCTCTAAAGGAGTTAAAATGAAACCAGTTTTGATTTGTGCCCCAGTTGTAAAGTAAGAGCTTCACTTCTGTAATCACTACCTTATCCTCTCTTAATCTCATGTGTGCCATGACCCTTCTGTTCCTTTCATCCCAGATGGACCAACAAATTGCAAATATTACTAAAGGCCACAGTTTTCTTCCCATGTTCCTTCCTCTGCGAAATTTCCAAGCTTCCAATTGAGCAATGAGGGTTTCACCCTGTAACCAGCTAACATCATATCCTTTGAGAAAATAGTTCCACACTTTAGAGGCATATGCACAATGTAGAAATAGATGGTTCACTATTTCTGAATGCATCTGGCACATGGGGCATAATTGATTTTGTACCTGGCAACCCCTTCTCATCAAATTATCCAAAGTTGGTATAGCATTTAAAGCTGCTGACCATAAGAAGAACTGTACTTTAGGAGGAACATATTGAATCCAGATGCAGGAGACTGGAATTTTATTTGGAAGTGCTGGCAGCTGCTCCACCAACCAATTATAGCATGTTTTAGCACTAAAGCCTCCTGCAAGTGTGCATCTCAGCTCATCTGTAGCCTCATCATCTAAAACTGGAGGAGTACCCAAGTCTGCAAATAGTGCAAGCATTTCTGTAGTCTCAATCTGTGCCAAATTCCTGCTCAGAAGTATGTTCCATGTATCATTTTGTACTATGTCTTTGATAGTGGCCTTCTTCTGTTTTGACAGTTTATATATTTTTGGGTATTTCATCTTCAGTGGCTGAGTCCCAGTCCAATTATCCCACCAAAAGCTAACTGCATTACCTTTTTAAACTTCTGTGACTGTAATTGCCTCTAGAATTGGTTTACACTTTTGTATTCCTTTCTAGATGCTTCTTCCTTGAGGTTCTGAGTTATCCTTGATCCATAAATCTTCTTCCTGAGCTTTCATTTTTTCTTGTATCACTCTTctccataataattttttttccctagAAAATCTCCATGATCATTTTGATAGTAAAGCTTTATTGGTAAGTCTGAGATTTTCTGATTCCAAGACCTCCAATTTCCTTTTGTGTGCATACTCTATCCCAAGCCACCCATTTGATCTTCCTTGTTTCTGTTGTTGACCCCCATAAGAAGTTTCTCATTATTTGATTGAGTTTCTTTTCCACACTTGCTGGCATGGGAAAGATAGATATATAGTAAATGGGCAGGCTTGGAAGTGATGTTTTAATCAACAGAACTCTCCCAGATTTAGtgaagaatcttctcttccaaaGTGCAAGCTTCTTCTAAAATTTTTCAATTATTGCATCCCATATTTCAGTGCAAACTTTAATGTGTCCATAGTGGGAAAATAACAAAAACTAGTCGAGCTTTATCTGAGGTAGGGCTCCAAATCTTTATTAGCATGGATTGTTCTGACAATGAGTCTCATGTAATTAATATTAATAAGGATTGTTCAGAAATTGAGTCTCACACAACTAATATCAGGAAAGCTCGTTCTGAGATATTcagatatttaatctcaattcgTGCCTGGATACTTATATCAATGAAATTTTCATATGCTAATTTGAAACTTCCAAATACTGTAAATTATAAGTATAGCTATGCTTTGACTTAGTATCGCTAATTATGATAATAATTTGATTATGTGATGGAGTTATGCAGTCAATTTTTATGCACGCTCTTTTAAAGAGTTTTAATTCGACATGTTCATCTAGTATACAGAGTAGCTAACGGATGGTCCCATTACCTCATGTGCTAAGAATGTCGTCCATCGTTAAATAACTCCCAAAATTAATCAAAAGATAAGATTGGAATGTCACTTGATAAAAATAGGACTCGTATAAAAATCTCTATCGCAAAGAAATAAAGTTTAAACCATGATAAAATCATGCATATGATATTAATAAATGGTCTTATATCTGATACTATGCTAAAATCTGACACACGGGACTATGATATTATTTGGTCCATTTAGAAATTTAGAAATTTAGAAATGCGGTCATCTTCGATGTATAAAAGCGAGACCCACGAGACTGATCAAACATTTaaagttatatttttttttggatgttCCAAGTAAAAAGTTGAAACAAGACATAGGGGAATAACATTAGACAATTTGCGAAATGAGGAAAACGATTACGAATGGATAATCACTTTTGATGCTTCTTATTTGGATACTGATCATAGTATAGGTTTTGCTATTCTTATTCATGGAAATATAAGTGTAAGAAAAGATGTTAGGGTAGGTTCTGTTGAGCATCCTACCTACTAGATGCGGGGGTTAAAGGTTTTCATATTATTGTGGACTAAAGGCAAAAAATATCACATCTTTTTTCTCGTAAAGTGATCGTAAGGATTTGGTGTCATCCAGATTAACCTCTTCCACTCCTTTGAGAGCTAAAGATAATGTTATGACGTGTTAGCAATTTTTCAACACTTTTTTCGATGTTTGTTTCAAGTTTATGTCTAAAAATTTTCTTTACTTTATAGACGGTATTGCTAGAAAATTATTTCCACTGAAAACATGTTATGTGATGAAAAGGCTTCTTTTTCGGTTATGCGAAacttttgtttatctttttctaTCTCATGTAACAGTCTTTAATTTTGTCCACCCTCCTCTAAAGActgtattatttttttcttttttttttgaaactgataGATTTAATTGATTATAGAGAAGTGATTACAAAGGTTTTATCTTCCTGCAACTGAGTAATTATGTTACCAGGAGGATCAGACAGCCAGACTCCACTTAGTTTATCAACTCTTGCAGACTTATAAAGAATGTATGCGACTTTATATATAAAGATTACAAAGGTTTTCTCTTTCGGCACATAGATACATTTTCAAAAGGTAAATTTACTAAATaaagattttatatctaaaaCTAAGTTTCGAATTGTCCAATCTATGTTGAACGAAGCTTTATTCACTGCATCAACAAATATTTTTCAGTCTTATTCAAATTCCACCTTCTCGAGATTTAATTCCTTCGCCCATTGACATGCCTCCCAATGACTCTGCATTCTACTTGATTTGGACCTGATGAGTCTGCTAGACATATGCATTTTGAGCCCCTGTGACAACCTGCAAAATCACGAATAGTAAAACCAATGCCTCCATTTTTTATTGTATACGAAAAGGAACCATCACAGTTAAATTTAAAAGTCCCCCTTggtgggggtggggtgggggggggggggggggggaccaATGGAGGTTAACACGAGACTGCACATGAACTAGGCCACGAGATATCTAAGGCTTAGTTTCAAATTTAGATATCTCTTTCCTGCAACAAtgaataatttttctgggattgtATTACGTCCTTTGAAGACCTTGTCATATCTTTCGTTCCATATGCACCACGCCACAATAATCATTTTGCGGAGTTCATCTTCTTGTAACTGATTAGCAAGAAAATTCTCGATCAATCCACAGAGCCAATCTTGCAAGCTTATACCAGAATGAATATGAATTCCAAGAGTTACAAACCAAACTCTTCTAGCTGTGTCACATTCCAGAATGCAATGAGAAGAAGTTTCATCACGTTGAGTACAGAAAGGACAACTTACCAAAGTTGATGATATGAATCGGCTTATCTCTTGTAGGTAGAATTTCTTTAACGCATTTCCAAGAAAACTGATTAATCCTTGGGAGAAAAGGAAGTCTCCAAAGTCTATTGAAATAGGTTGCATACTTTTTCCAACTGAGTTATTAATATTTTCTCTTCATACATTCTCTGGTAGGCTGATTTGACAGAGAAGAAACCATTCTTTTCAAGAGTCCAGATCATTCTATCTTCATGTTGGTGGTAAATATTGAGTATGAGCCTTGTTGTAGTTGTATCAAATAGATCAAAGATTAGATTATAATCCCAGCTTCATGTATTATGATAAACCAGTTAATGGAAAAAGATATAGGTAAGATGGTTAGCCACTTCATCTTTAGGTTGAGGTGGACCTTCTAACTGAGCAATCCATTTGTGCTTCCAAATTAAAATCTGTTTCCATTTCCAAGAATCCAGCAGCTATATCTCTTAATAAACTCAAGTTCACTGCTAATGCTTCTCCAAAACTAAGTAGAGTTATTGCTTTTTTAAATAATGAAGACTTCTCCATTTGAACAATATTTTGCTTACAGGGATTTTGCACAAATTGTAGTATTATCTGTGCATAGTCTCCATGCAGATTTGGCTCAAAAGGGCTCTATTGAACAGTTCTAAGTCCCTAAAACCTAAGCCTCATCCTTCTTTGGGTTTGTTGACACCCTTCCAAGAAATAAATTGTTTTCCTCTATTAGTTTTCTTGTTCCTCCAAAAATTTTGTTGCACTGAATTCAATTATTTGATAGTAGTATCTGGAAGTTCGAAACTGATCATATGATGAACATGAATTGCATTGGTAACATTCCTAATCATTACTGATCTTGCAGCCTCAGACATATTTCTACTCCTCCATCTAGATAATCTAGAAACCATGTTTTCTATGAGAGAAGAGAATGGGATTTTCTTATTTCCTTCCCACAAATAAAGGAAGACCCGggtatttttcttgtttgatATCAAGCTACCTGACTTAGAGAATACCACTAATAACTTGGCAGGAAGAATGACTCATATTTCTTGAGAAAAAAACAACAGACTTGTGAAAGTTGATAAGTTGACTTGAACATGCACTGAACTCCTTTATCACCTGAAGTAAATTGTTTGTTTGCACTAGGTTTCCTTACAAAAGGGAAGACAATCATCTGGAAATAAGAGATGATTAATTTTTGGAGATGATCTTGAAATCTTCATACTTGTTAATTGATTTGTAACTTCATGATGATTTAGTTGTCTTGAAAAAAATTTCATGGATATGATGAATATGTaaggagaaagaggatctcctTGCCTAGTTCCCTATTAGGTCTGAAAGATCTTGAAGGAGAACCATTTATCATCATTTCTACTTGACTGGTGCTTATGCATTGGTGAATTAGATGGCACAGCTTCTCACTAAAACCAAACTTCCTTAGAACCTCAATGAGGAAATCCCATTCCAACCTGTCAAAATGCTTTTGACATGTCCCTTTTTATGGCAAGATGACCCGTTCTTCCTTTTTTTCGTAGCTTTAACTAACTCTTGGACAAGGAAAATGTTCTCACAAATTAACCTGCCAGGAACATAAGCGGATTGCATGGGAGAAATAATGTTGATTATGCTTTTTGAGTCTTAAAGCAATGATCTTTGAGATCAATTTCTACACAGTATTGTACAATGCAATGGATGATGTGCAGTTAAAGATTCGGGAATCAAAGTAACTCTACTATTGTTGATCTTCTTCAGTAGAAAACTAGAACTGAAGAAAGATTTTATTATCTTACAGACATCTTATTTCACCAATTGCCACTGAGTTTGATAAAATCCAGGTGGAAATCCATAAAGCACCATATATTTCTTCATCTAATGGAATGAAAATCAGTTTTTCATTATCTGAATCAGAGATGTAAGTTGGGACATGTTGGAGAAAGTGATAATTGTCAGCAGGATTTAAAGTGGTACTAATCTTCTTAAAATGAGTTACAAGAAGATTTTCAATAGAGTATCTATCTTGACACCAAGTTTCATTTGTAGATAAAAGAGAATCAATCATGTTTCTAGATCTTCTTTGCTTTGCTCTAAAATGGAAATATTTTGAGCTTTTATCCATATCATTATAAAAGTGATCTCTTGATTTTTGTCTATTAGATCTTGCTTGTACCTAATTTAGAGCATCAATTTCCTTCTCAATCCTCGAAACTTCTTAAGTATTACTACCCTGAATAGCAGTGGCTTGCAGGTGTGATAAGTCTTGTTGAAGTTCACTGTTTCTAGCTTTTATTTGACCAAAAGTATTCTTACTCTAGATAGATAATAAATGTCTAATATTATACAATTTATCATTTAAAATGTAAGTTGCAGATCCTGCCATGTTAGACTTCCAAGTATTTTAAATTTCATTTAAACATTTTGAAGCCAATGTTCTAAGAATTTCCAGTTCTTTCCTGTGATGACACTGTTGTTATAAATAGATAACAAGATGGGAGTACGATCTGACCCTAATTGAGGACGATGGATTAGTTTAGCATCAGGAAAACAAAGAGTCCACTCACTATTAATCAAGGCTCTATCAAATCTATATTTAATTTTTATCGGTGCCATGACTGTTGCTAGACCAAGTATAAGGGTTGCCGCTAAAGCCCATATCATGAAGATTAGAGTTTATAATATAATTAAGAACTTCAGTAGATGTGAGATTGGTACCAGTGTTTCTTTCAGATGTATCCATAGTAATATTTAGGTCTCCTATGAGAACCCAAGGAATAGAAACAGTTTTACTAAGACTATTAATGTACTTCCATTGGATTGGTTGTCTTTCTCTATATGAGGTGTGATAGACATACGAGAGGAACCATTCACCTGTAGCAGGGTCATTATTGACAATGTCATGGATCATATAAGTGGAAGAATTTACTACTTGTAGAGTGAAGCCATCTTTCCATAAGAGTATGATACCACCAGC
Coding sequences within it:
- the LOC113343822 gene encoding uncharacterized protein LOC113343822, coding for MKYPKIYKLSKQKKATIKDIVQNDTWNILLSRNLAQIETTEMLALFADLGTPPVLDDEATDELRCTLAGGFSAKTCYNWLVEQLPALPNKIPVSCIWIQYVPPKVQFFLWSAALNAIPTLDNLMRRGCQVQNQLCPMCQMHSEIVNHLFLHCAYASKVWNYFLKGYDVSWLQGETLIAQLEAWKFRRGRNMGRKLWPLVIFAICWSIWDERNRRVMAHMRLREDKVVITEVKLLLYNWGTNQNWFHFNSFRELVTH